The sequence CCACCACTTCCCCCAAGCAACCTATTCATAATTAACTGCTCTAGGCGggaagaacatttttcttacatccacagaatggcttggggtagaagggaccataaagatcatctggttctACCATGCCTACCAGGTTCAGGCAGCCTaccatccaacctggtcctGAATGCCatcagggatgggacatccacaattTCTCTGGACAATCTTTGTCCATGTGTCACCACACTCTCAGTggagaatttcctcctaacatttAAGATAATGTACccacttttagtttaaaatcattccccttTGTCCCCTTTGTCACTACCAGATTGTGTAAAAAGTCAGCTTCCATCTTTTTTCTAAGCTccatttaaatactgaaaggctacaATGGAGTCTCCTCAAAGCCTTCTCCTCTGCAGGCAGGATTCTCCCGGAGGCAGCTTAGTCTCATAGCCCCTTGTCATTGTCACTGTGCTCCCTCCACCTCCACAGAAAGGTGGAAGGCCGCACCTCCACCTTTCTCTGAAACTATTTTCTAGATAATGGAGGGCAGTGATTCTTCTTGAGCTCCCTCTTTTCTAGCCTGAAGTTTCATATCTTCAGCATTTCTATGCATGGTAATGTGGTTAACGGTAGCCTTTCATGCTACGCTTCCAACAAACACATTACAATGGCTTTCACACCTAGACAGATCTTTAAAAAACCACTTAGACTTCCTGCTACTATTTAGAATAAATGAGAAAGTACGCAGAAATACAAGCTGGGACTTCACATATTAGAGCATCACTTCCTTGAGATCAAAATTTATAATGCTCTTTTTGAATATAAAATTCCATGTCACTGCACACAGACCACGCTTAGTTCTCttgcagttgaaaaaaaaaaaaaaaagcacgttTCTGCAAAGCGTACTCTGAATTGAAGGAAAGCTCGATTTAACAGGAAGGCTTGACCAAAGTCCTTTAATTCCTCATGGCATGACTTCTGGAGATTATGAAGTGAGAAGCGTTTGATTTCACTGGTCAAATAAGACACCGAATCCTTTACATGTAAAGTTTTCTACCAAGTTCTCATAGACGATCAAATTATTTATACCCCCGTGCCTCAGAAACGAGGTACTACTTTATGCAAAGAGCTTAATTTGAAGCGAATGCATTCTGAGGCCATGAATGGATGGATGCTTTGCACTAACGCATTTTAGTTCTGTTTGAACGCTTACGCTAGTGAATTTAGACTTAAGTGATTTCTGTCACGCTAACGAGTCCTCTTCGCGCTGACGCTGAGCTACAAAAGCCTTAAGTCATTTATCCTTAAATCGGCTTTCAGGGCGGATGAGAAGAACGAGGCACATGCCTGGGAACAGATTACAAAGGATCAACAAGTCTTCCCTCACGGACGCCGGGGCGCTCAGCCCAGCACCGACCGAACCTCTCCACACCCCACTCCCACTTCGCAGAGCTCCCGCGGGCGGTCAGCGTGCCGTGGAAGCCTTCCTCaccgcgcccgccccgccgcccgctcccccCGCGCAGAGTGAGGGGCCGCACCGGGCTCCTCCAGCCCCGCACCTCGCCGGGACCGCCGCCCGGCCGCAGAGGCGGACAGCCCTGCCAGTGCGTGTGCGCAAGAGGGAGCCGCGCCGAGGACTACCTGCTGGTCTCCAGAGACGAGTACCGCTCCGGCAGCACCTGCAGGCAGCGCTGGAAGAAGCGCACATGCCGCTCCTTCAGGAACTCCAGCCTCTCCGCCTCCGCCCAGCTCGGCGCCGCCATCTTGCCGACACGCACTGCCGGCGCGCTGCAGTTGCGTCACGCGCGGCCCCGGGGTGACGTCACAGCGAGGCGCGTGGGCGGGGGCCGCGCTCCTTCTGGCGCGTCGCCGCAGCGACCGGCCTGAAGGCGGGTGGCCGCAGGGCGCGCAGCTCCGGCAGGTGGCTGCAGAACGGCTCCGCTGCCGGCCCTGTTTCCAGGCTGGCACGGCTGTGGAACGAAGCACGACACAGGCGCCGCATCAGCAGCTGCACGTGGGCGCGCCCCTCTCATCTGCCGCTCACCCGCAGGGGGCACGCCTCGGGATGCGTGCATTTCAGCCTCGGTGCCAAACAAGCGGACGTCGGAACTGTGTGCACTCGTTAAGTCTTCATCGTATAGGCACAGAGTGCAGAAAAGGCCTATGGCTTATCCAGGTGGaggcttcccccccccccgccccccccgtaACACCATTGGGAGCAGCAAAACCTGCAGTGGAATCACGAGGGACAGCAGCTGTTGGATCTTGTTAGCTTACCCAAATTTAGGAGGGTAGACTCTGAAGAATTCAGTGCCCTCCATTTCTGGGAGCCAGTCTACTCATCACACtaagaaaggggaggaaaaaaaaacaaaaaaacaaaaaaaaaaacccccacaaccTTACAGCTCATACCTATCAGCTGCAACACAGGAATCACTTAGAACAGGTGCTGCTAACAGCATAAAtcttcctgctttttatttttaaagacaagaACAGTTATGTCTGTGGGACTGTTGCCTTCTCCTAAGAGCCGTGGCTTACCCTCtcagagctttttttccccttcatcaACCATTTGGAAAGGTAAAAACTGCTTTTTAGACCCAAAAAAGAGTAAATCGTCCAAGTGACTGGGTGGGCACACACCTCAGATTAAAACACAAAAGGATGGTGTGTcaccttctctcctttttttttccttgcttctctgcttctttacCTTGCTTTTACAGAGTTTGTAGCTTACGTTTAGGTAGATCCTGAAGCAGATGAAAGAGGATAAGCTTCTCCTTATACATactttgaatgaaaacaaatggtaCCAAAACATGGGTGTATGCAGCAATTTGTCAGCTTTTGCTTTGACCTCCTTTTGTCCTAGAGCAGAATACACTTACATTAGATAGCTACTTGATGCAACTTCCTCTTCAAACTATGCAATTACACAGTATTGAAAAATCACAGCACTTCAGCCTGTGAATGAAATTTAGTGTGAATACAGACAGTAATATCAGTTCTCAAGTAATAGATTTACACTGAGATGGGACATAACTAGAGATTACAGTTACTGAAAGCTGCAGGatcttcaaatatttatttttattacataacTGTACAGAACAATTGGGTCTCTTGctctccatgaaaaaaaaaaactcaacaacTCAGCCATTTTTCCCCAAGCagactgaaataaacaaaatcatCTCTATATTTAGAAGCACAGACTAAAATAATCCTACAGACAGAACTTAAAtattgagaaaaataatatCCTTGTCCAGAATAAAGTTTCTATACTGGGTGTTGATAGACGTTGTTATTCCTaccaaattaaaaacagatttaagtGAGTAGAACTAGAGTGTctgggatttaaaaaaaaaaaaagaatgaaaatatttaggaGATTGGATTATACAAGGAAATTGGTAAATTTAACATAACTGTATGCATGAATGAAGAGCTGATTACGCACTCGCTCTTGAAATTCAGTGATTTCTTCTCCAGCAGTTCTCCtccttttcagctttctctctcttctccttttcaagcactcctccttctctttcttcttcaagGTATTCCCTTCCACCAGTAACTTCATGTGGCATTAGTGCTGACAttcttttagtttctttttctccttctcttcctctagTTTTAGTTGTGAAACTTGCTCCACTGcagattttctgctttctgttttttccatgCTGAAATTGCTGCCTGTTGTcgtcttctttcttctgccttttgcaTCTGATCTTCTTCATACTGAAGCCTTTCAACGAtcttttctgatttctctttcttcttcaaccgttcttctttttctctctgcagcttttctttccatttcttaatTGACTGCAATAgaacagcaggaaataaaaagatcttcataaaaaaaatcttacacaTTCCTGTTGATTGGGTCTGATAAAAATATATGCTACAAGAATACAAACTAAAGATGGGCATAACAAATCTATTTAAGGTAAAGAGGCAGAAGAGCAACTATGTTTACTTTCTTAgattcaatttatttattttttctattttatgcaGCACACAGGCAGGCTTAGGACTTGCCAGCTGAAGTAAGTTATGGCATTCATATTATCTTGGAATAACTATAATTGCTGTTGTCTTTTTCTCaatgcaaatgtattttatgactccaatttttttcttcagaataacAATTTTATCTTccactttttaatttattttgctcaggtctgtatatatatatatatttttatttttcaaatgggTAGTTCTTAAAGGAATCATAATTATCTGCATCAGAATTTGACTGGTATACTGCTTACAAAGTGGGACAGACATTCTAAAGGACATGTAACAAGAACTGCAGTTTCAAATGGGATAGCTTACTGCTCTGAAATTAGCATCTATCTTGCTGGACAATTTCCATTTAACATTTATAATACTCTTGCAATACTCAAGCCATATCAGAATGCTGTCACGTCTACACTTATTGGTATATCTTCAAGACAAAGATTCTTGTTAAGTTAAGGATGCTGACTTACTCATCACcaactgcagcagaaatccACCTAGCACAACCCCAAGACAAGAAAATCAAAAATAACAAgtgcatgtattttaaaataagtattttttccttaaagctaCAAAGCCCCCTGAATAGTCattttacctctttttttctgtcttgtaaaatgagaaattctTGATACCATATGCCATGTTGTTCAACatcttcttttgttcttccacAGAGATACTCAAGGGCTTCATCCACGTAGGACAGCTTTCCTCTGTGTTTAGTCCATACTTTAAGAAAATTCTGATGATCACAATCATCCCAACCTCCTTGCCTCCCCCCTGTTTGCTGCAGAAATCTTTCAAACTCTACAACTTCTTCAGGTAGATGACTTTCCAGTGTTTTATTAACTGAGATCCTAGCTGATGGTAACTTCAAAACTTTTTCTGTTGTTGAGCTGCCTGTTGCCCACAGTTCCACTTTTTTCTCAAAGATGCTGAGCTCATTAACTGCAGTTTTCTCATCCTTCAAAAGCTGTTCATATCTAGGAAGAGACAAAACACTGGAGTGTAAGCATCCTGCATTTAATACttactgaaaaagaattttGGAACTGTTCAatgccacaaaaaaaaacattctcaaaAGATTAAGAACTGACACGGTAACACAGATGAGAACATAGTTGTAATGATTCCATAATGAAGCACAATACAATTTGAATTAAGCTACCCTTTTAGTGAAAGCGTACACGTATGGCACGCAAACAATTCACTCAGTCCTCTCCTGACACCacaagagagaaaggaggaaaaaacatttcactcacttaaaaaaaaaaaaaatcaaaatctgttCTGCAGCTTTTGTCTGAACAGCCTTTTCATAAGCAAATGATTGTTAAGTTGAACCAGGCAACAGCTACATTAACAGTCTCTCTAGGAGGCTGTTCAGTAAGATCAAAATGTTAATCGTTTGATTCCctaacaaaagagaaaaatcaaaagaataGTTTACTTGATTAATGCAAAGTTTTCATTGTGTGTTAGGAAAGCATTTTTGTAACTGAAGCAGGCATAAACATACATTTGTCTCTGTTCATCTTTATAAGTATTGATTGCATGTTCAATTTCTTCCAACATTTCCTTGAGCTTGTCAACaactaaaaaggaaaataagaacatATCACCTCAGAAGTTTAAAACATTTAGTAGTAATTCTGCGCTACTCAGAATATACAGgattctgaaatgcttttatttcagagttaGAAAAAGGCCACAATTCCACCTCTGTCTTATGAGACTTTAATTTATTCGGAAGGCATGATTTCACAGTGACTTAGTCAACTAAATACAAATCCTGGTATAAATGTTTACTTCAGTTCAACACGATTCTTATTCTAGCTAACCTTTGATTCACAGAATGAGACGGCCTTATCCTAAAGTAAAGAGTTTCCACTTTTGTCTTTTATAACAATGCAGTTAGTGACATAGAAAGCACGTTCCAATCTTTGTTTCGCACCAGACTGTACCAACTATATTTAACTGTGAGCTCACTACTTTATTGAAAGCTGGGCTTACAAAGCAACTTCAGAAAGTAAGACTTTGTATTCTGTACTGTCAGCATGCTGTAATCCTCATCTGAAGAAAGAGGGTAAGCCTACTGTCTAGAGAAGATCTATTTTGCAATGGTAGACAGATGTTTTAGAATGTGTGTGTCTTAAACCTGCAGAACAACCCTATGGACACAAGGAACACACAGTTTAACTTAACTTGGATCTAATTAATTGACAACATCATCTATAACTTCTAGTTCTGCTTACATCTTGTTCTAGCATCTCTGTTAAAGACTTAAGGAAGAagacaatgcttttttttgtagCATAGACGCTCAGTAAATGAAATGACATGCATTTCAACCAGCATCCTCAGCTGCTACAAGAGCTTCAGCTCAAGTTCAATTACACTTCAGTAGACAGCAGAGCATTACAAAAGAATGTTTCTTTTAGTGCCTATTTCCCAAGAGGTTTAAATCAACCAAACTGAACAAGTTGCCTCAGCATTTTGTACAGAATATTCCAGCTTCCACTTCATGCTAGATGGTCTGTGGATGGCTTGAAATCAGTTCCATGAAGATACTCTGTGACCTTCTATCAGATGATAAACTGCACTAGAAAACTacagtacatttaaaaaaaaaactacataGAAAATACTTGACTGTCAACATcctgaaaaaacaaacccatGTGATTCCTGGgacaaaatgtatttctcagTTCCTGCTGAGAACTGCAAGAGGTTTTACCATTTCTGACACTTCTTCTTCATCTCCCCCTTCCCAGATTCCTGGAAGGGCAAACAAACCACAGAAGTATCCTGAGACTGTAAGAGAATCATAAGCACAACTATCCAAGGGAATCTGTCTATTaaggaaaatgatttaaaatctGTCTGCATGACTTACATTCTGATGTAGGTTTCACATCATCTAATTGTCGCTGAAGTCTCTTCACATTATTACGTATTTTTGTTAGCTGCTGCAGGATTTTAGTTTCTgttaaacaaaataaagtgCTGGTAGTTCTAATGGTTTCTTTGTCTGATAAATTCAATGCAAGATTAAGAGCAATGAAGCGTCCAATATAAACTGGTAATTTCATTCAAGCAGGAATAGAAGTTTTGTTTAATCATATGAAACTGCTGTTTATACCACCCATTTTAACATAACTGTAACTACATGTAGCTGAGTGCACATACTACACACCTCCTCACCAGGTTTTAAGATTAGTAGCTTCCATTTCTAAAGGTGTCAACAGTGTAGTCACATACAGATTAATGCAGTTTTCTCAAATCTTTTATCACATAGCTGGAGTTCGGAGAACAGTACTGCCTGTAAAGAAAGCAACTCCACTACAGTTATGAGTCCGACCCTCTTCTAGGCCCCAGAACAAACTTGGAAtcacaatgaagaaaacaaattacatAAACATAGTTAGAAATTATACGGTATCTGCTGTGTTAACTGAAGTAGAATTAATGTTTGCAGGAATTTTAAGCATGCACGTGCTTACTTTGTTACCATTTGGCTCTTCATGACTCTGTAAACACTATTAATTAGCATGAAGTTCTGGGTCATGGTAAGGTACAAAGGAGTTCTCTATGCTAAAAGGATTGGtttaagggaagaaataaataatagagTCCAAGACCtaaatgtaatgaaatgtaGCTAGTATGTGACTCTACTAATTCACAGTAGAACTACA comes from Gallus gallus isolate bGalGal1 chromosome Z, bGalGal1.mat.broiler.GRCg7b, whole genome shotgun sequence and encodes:
- the CCDC112 gene encoding coiled-coil domain-containing protein 112, giving the protein MAALAAVCAAAAGQQQNDSFFSAAGAARPIQNCKMKAEQAKKTEFVRIAGKLRTQLANTQKDKNGCLYNRKSDSRAEYSILEELEHQMSVHRKTEKTKILQQLTKIRNNVKRLQRQLDDVKPTSEFVDKLKEMLEEIEHAINTYKDEQRQIYEQLLKDEKTAVNELSIFEKKVELWATGSSTTEKVLKLPSARISVNKTLESHLPEEVVEFERFLQQTGGRQGGWDDCDHQNFLKVWTKHRGKLSYVDEALEYLCGRTKEDVEQHGIWYQEFLILQDRKKESIKKWKEKLQREKEERLKKKEKSEKIVERLQYEEDQMQKAEERRRQQAAISAWKKQKAENLQWSKFHN